ATCGACATTTAAATGTAACATCGGTATGTGGGTTAGATGTTAAAAAAGCGACTATAGATAATTGAAACGATGCCGGAAGTACGTACCAATCAGTAGAGCAATTTTTCGGTTGTCGGGTATACGAATACGCTCCTGAGCAATTCGGGCTGCCGAGCATTGCTTAATTTTTTTAAATAGGTTCAGGTAGTAAACGTAAGCCAAATACACTCCTAGTTTTGATCCATTAGGCAAGCGAATAATTCCCTGGTAGGCTTCGTCAAAATCTTGTTGAATGTCTTGTTCAATTTGCTGCTTGGCCGTTTGCGTAAAGTCATTGAAATTCACATCAGGAAAGTACACCCGGCCGCGCTCGTCGTAATCGCTCTTGATATCTCGTAAGAAATTTACTTTCTGGAAGGCTGCCCCCAGCTTACGAGCCGGATCTTCTAACGATTGGTAAAGCGAGTCATTGCCTTCACAAAATACGCGAAGACACATCAGGCCAACCACCTCAGCCGATCCATAGATATATTCGTGATAGAGTGGGTCGTCGTAGGTTTGTTGATCCAAATCCATTCGCATACTTCGCAGAAAAGCAGTAATCAGATTGTGGGAAATTTTGTATTGATTAACTACAATTTGGAAAGAATGAAGCACCGGATTCAGGCTGATTTGTTCTTCAATGGCCAGGTACGTTTCCTGTTCAAACCGATCTAGCAACGTTGATTTATCATGCTCGTGGAATGTATCTACAATTTCATCAGCGTAGCGTACAAAACCGTAAATAGCGTAAATAGGGTAGTGGAATCGCTTGTGC
This region of Tunicatimonas pelagia genomic DNA includes:
- a CDS encoding phytoene/squalene synthase family protein, translating into MELFDLTTFKCSKLITQHYSTSFTLGIRTLHKRFHYPIYAIYGFVRYADEIVDTFHEHDKSTLLDRFEQETYLAIEEQISLNPVLHSFQIVVNQYKISHNLITAFLRSMRMDLDQQTYDDPLYHEYIYGSAEVVGLMCLRVFCEGNDSLYQSLEDPARKLGAAFQKVNFLRDIKSDYDERGRVYFPDVNFNDFTQTAKQQIEQDIQQDFDEAYQGIIRLPNGSKLGVYLAYVYYLNLFKKIKQCSAARIAQERIRIPDNRKIALLIGTYFRHRFNYL